The following coding sequences lie in one Haladaptatus sp. DJG-WS-42 genomic window:
- a CDS encoding F0F1 ATP synthase subunit C codes for MFETIMTLMSVVLQEGSTEAVAAIPPTAAAALAVGLAAFGAGYAERGIGAAAVGAIAEDDEMFGRGLILTVLPETLVILALVVVFVV; via the coding sequence ATGTTCGAAACTATCATGACACTGATGAGCGTCGTACTGCAAGAAGGAAGCACTGAGGCTGTCGCAGCCATCCCCCCAACGGCCGCCGCGGCCCTCGCTGTCGGTCTCGCCGCATTCGGTGCAGGCTACGCAGAGCGCGGTATTGGCGCAGCAGCAGTCGGCGCCATCGCAGAAGACGACGAGATGTTCGGTCGCGGGCTGATTCTCACGGTTCTTCCTGAGACGCTCGTGATTCTCGCACTCGTTGTCGTGTTCGTGGTCTAA
- a CDS encoding V-type ATP synthase subunit I: MLRPKQMSRVSVTGSKSVMDTVIETVHDLNMVHLSEYDGAWDGFAPGDPVPGADDASEKLVTVRSIQSILDVDEEDAGPTRIVTDEALEDELEEIRTDVNTLDDRRDELRDELRAVEDRISTMAPFAALGIDLDLLSGYDSVSVVVGEGKRDAVERALVESDEATAFELYSSDKAIAVVAQLEDESSLDDILVGNAFTPMDIPDADGSPEEYVEELRHRAQQLRSKLNGTESDLESLKLEAAGFLLAAEERLSIDVQKREAPLTFATTENAFVAEGWVPTEHYSSFASALKSAVDNHVEIDELERADYDADGHAHASEPATSGAGAAATDGGTTMSHGNPPVIQDNPAGTVKPFEALTGVINRPKYTELDPTVILFLTFPAFFGFMIGDLGYGLIYMGLGYLIYSRFANEVVKSLGGIAMWAGGFTALFGILYGEIFGLHQLGEIVWAGNPPIHKGLQPHYAEYASTWLVLSLLLGLAHMTIGYIFGFIDYLSHGVKDAVLEKGSWIVLMAGVWGWIFSHHAADSKPSFMFTVFNGEPLPLGFGGFSEVTGLAMLGIAGIGLVMLLAGEGAIGLLESLNVVVNVLSYTRIAAVLLAKAGMAFVVNLLVFGAYVHDGSFHLIFFSEKALSEIPAEEVMFAGMLNGSSPTELLLGAIAGLLILVVGHLLVLVLGITSAGLQAVRLEYVEFFGKFYEGGGEKYQPFGYERTYTTED, encoded by the coding sequence ATGCTCAGACCTAAACAGATGAGCCGCGTCTCGGTGACCGGCTCAAAGTCCGTTATGGACACGGTCATCGAGACAGTCCACGACCTGAACATGGTGCACCTCTCTGAGTACGATGGTGCATGGGACGGCTTCGCCCCCGGCGACCCGGTTCCGGGAGCAGACGATGCTTCTGAGAAGCTCGTCACCGTCCGTTCGATTCAGAGCATCTTAGACGTCGACGAAGAAGACGCGGGACCGACCCGCATCGTCACCGACGAGGCGCTCGAAGACGAACTCGAAGAGATTCGGACCGACGTAAACACGCTCGACGACCGACGCGACGAACTCCGCGATGAGTTGCGCGCGGTCGAAGACCGAATCAGCACGATGGCGCCCTTCGCCGCCCTCGGCATCGATTTAGACCTGCTCTCCGGGTACGACTCGGTGTCCGTCGTCGTCGGTGAAGGTAAGCGCGACGCCGTCGAACGCGCGCTCGTTGAGTCAGACGAGGCCACCGCGTTCGAACTGTATTCGAGTGATAAAGCAATCGCCGTCGTTGCGCAACTCGAAGACGAGTCGTCGCTCGATGACATCCTCGTCGGCAACGCGTTCACTCCGATGGACATCCCAGACGCAGACGGGAGTCCAGAGGAGTACGTCGAAGAACTCCGCCACCGTGCCCAGCAGCTTCGCTCGAAGCTGAACGGTACCGAAAGCGACTTAGAGAGTCTAAAGCTCGAAGCGGCAGGCTTCCTGCTCGCCGCAGAAGAGCGCCTCTCGATTGACGTGCAAAAACGCGAGGCACCCCTGACGTTCGCGACCACCGAAAACGCGTTCGTCGCGGAAGGCTGGGTGCCAACCGAGCACTACTCGTCGTTCGCAAGCGCGCTCAAGAGCGCCGTCGATAACCACGTGGAAATCGACGAACTCGAACGCGCAGACTACGACGCAGACGGTCACGCACATGCGTCGGAACCGGCAACGTCCGGCGCTGGTGCGGCGGCCACCGACGGTGGCACGACCATGAGTCACGGCAACCCGCCAGTCATCCAGGACAATCCTGCTGGCACGGTGAAGCCGTTCGAAGCACTCACGGGTGTCATCAACCGGCCGAAGTACACGGAACTCGACCCAACGGTCATCTTGTTCCTGACCTTCCCGGCCTTCTTCGGCTTCATGATTGGGGACCTTGGCTACGGCCTGATTTACATGGGTCTTGGCTACCTCATCTACAGCCGCTTTGCAAACGAGGTCGTCAAAAGCCTCGGTGGCATCGCGATGTGGGCCGGTGGCTTCACGGCGCTGTTCGGTATCCTGTACGGCGAAATCTTCGGGTTACACCAACTCGGCGAAATCGTCTGGGCCGGAAACCCACCAATCCACAAGGGGCTCCAGCCACACTACGCTGAGTACGCCTCGACGTGGCTCGTCCTGAGCCTGCTGCTCGGGCTTGCCCACATGACCATTGGCTACATCTTCGGCTTCATCGACTACCTCTCACACGGCGTCAAAGATGCCGTGCTCGAGAAGGGGTCGTGGATCGTGCTGATGGCCGGCGTCTGGGGCTGGATTTTCAGCCACCACGCCGCCGATTCGAAACCATCGTTCATGTTTACCGTGTTCAACGGTGAGCCGCTTCCGCTCGGCTTCGGTGGCTTCTCGGAAGTGACTGGACTTGCAATGCTCGGCATCGCAGGCATCGGCCTCGTGATGCTGCTGGCTGGCGAGGGTGCCATTGGCCTCCTCGAAAGCCTGAACGTCGTCGTGAACGTCCTGTCGTACACGCGTATCGCCGCAGTGCTGCTCGCAAAGGCGGGCATGGCATTCGTGGTGAACCTGCTCGTATTCGGGGCGTACGTCCACGACGGCTCGTTCCACCTCATCTTCTTCAGCGAGAAGGCGCTGTCGGAGATTCCTGCAGAAGAAGTAATGTTCGCCGGGATGCTCAACGGTTCCTCGCCAACTGAGCTGTTACTCGGCGCCATCGCCGGACTTCTCATTCTCGTCGTCGGGCACCTGCTTGTGCTCGTGCTCGGCATCACCAGCGCCGGTCTACAGGCCGTGCGTCTGGAGTATGTCGAGTTCTTTGGGAAGTTTTATGAAGGCGGTGGGGAGAAGTACCAACCGTTCGGCTACGAGAGAACGTACACCACTGAGGACTAA
- the ahaH gene encoding ATP synthase archaeal subunit H: MARPEVLDRIKEAEREADEIVEQAETARKERIAEARERAEAIREEAHEEARELEEERLAKAETKLEAERKEILAAGEAEREALEERAQSRVDDVVTFVVESFEEAVHAQT, translated from the coding sequence ATGGCTAGGCCAGAGGTTCTCGACCGAATCAAAGAGGCCGAGCGGGAGGCCGATGAAATTGTCGAACAGGCCGAGACCGCGCGCAAAGAGCGTATTGCGGAGGCACGCGAGCGTGCTGAAGCGATCCGCGAAGAGGCCCACGAGGAGGCCCGCGAGCTTGAAGAAGAACGACTTGCGAAGGCAGAGACGAAACTCGAAGCCGAACGCAAGGAAATTCTCGCAGCAGGTGAAGCGGAACGTGAGGCCCTCGAAGAACGCGCGCAGTCGCGGGTAGACGACGTTGTGACATTCGTCGTTGAATCCTTCGAGGAGGCGGTTCATGCTCAGACCTAA
- a CDS encoding methyltransferase domain-containing protein, producing MGVLEHKARARLFYKYLSKVYDQVNPYIWNEDMRAAALELIDIQDGDRVLDVGCGTGFATEGLLQYTDDVHGLDQSIHQLEKAWAKLGKHETVKFYRGDAERLPFRDGQFDNVWSSGSIEYWPEPVKALREIRRVVKPGNTVLIVGPNHPQNFVMGKLADAMMLFYDEAEADRMFSEAGFVDIEHTLMGPKYSPEIAIVTVARAPEN from the coding sequence ATGGGAGTCCTCGAGCACAAGGCCCGTGCCCGCCTGTTTTACAAGTATCTCTCCAAGGTGTACGACCAGGTGAACCCGTACATCTGGAACGAGGACATGCGTGCAGCGGCCCTCGAACTGATAGATATCCAAGACGGCGACCGCGTGCTCGACGTCGGCTGTGGCACCGGCTTCGCCACCGAAGGCCTCCTCCAGTATACGGACGACGTCCACGGCTTAGACCAGAGCATCCACCAGCTCGAAAAGGCGTGGGCGAAACTCGGTAAACACGAGACCGTCAAGTTCTATCGGGGCGACGCAGAGCGCCTGCCGTTCCGCGATGGCCAGTTCGACAACGTCTGGTCGTCCGGGTCTATCGAATACTGGCCAGAGCCAGTCAAAGCCCTCCGCGAGATTCGCCGCGTCGTCAAACCCGGAAACACGGTGCTCATCGTCGGCCCGAACCACCCACAGAACTTCGTCATGGGCAAGCTCGCAGACGCGATGATGCTGTTCTACGACGAAGCCGAAGCAGACCGCATGTTCAGCGAGGCTGGCTTCGTGGACATCGAACACACGTTGATGGGGCCAAAATACAGCCCGGAAATCGCCATCGTCACCGTCGCACGCGCGCCCGAGAACTGA